CCGGGGCGGCTGGCCGACCCGGAGAAGATCGTCGAGATGGCCCGGATCCTCCTGGCGGAGAAGATCCTCGCCGGGAAGAGGGTCGTGGTGGGGGCGGGGCCCACGGCGGAGGACATCGACCCGGTCCGGTTCCTCACGAACCGGTCCAGCGGCAAGATGGGGTTCGCCATGGCGGTCGCCGCCCGGCGATTCGGCGCGGACGTGACCCTCGTCGCGGGACCGACCCGGCTGCCCGATCCCCCGTTCATGAAGACGGTCCGGGTGCGGTCCGCGAAGGAGATGATGGGGGCGGTGGGAAAGGCGGCGGCGACGGCGGACGCGGTGGTGATGGCGGCGGCGGTGGCGGACTTCCGCCCGGAGTCGGCGGCGTCGCAAAAGATCAAGAAGGAGACGTTCGACGGGCGGATCCCCCTGGTCCCCACGGAGGACATCCTCGCCTCCCTCGGGCGGTCCAGGGGGAACCGTGTGCTCGTCGGGTTCGCGGCGGAGACGAACGACCTCGCTGGCAACGCGGTCGACAAGATGCGCCGGAAGAATCTCGACGCGATCGTGGCCAACGACGTCTCCCGACCCGACATCGGGTTCGAGTCCGACAGCAACGAGGTCCGCGTCTACTTCTCCGACGGGACCGCGCTCGACCTCGCCATGGCGGCCAAGGACGCGATCGCCTCCGCCGTCTGGCGGGCGGTTTGCCGCAAGTTCCTCCCCGCATGAGCGGAACCGTTTCCCGAAGCATGCTGGCGGCGTGGCTTCGCGAGGTCGGAGTGGATTACGTGATGTTGCCCGCCCGCGGGTCCTCGTCCGGTCCGGCCGCGCGCGCGTCGCTTTCTCCCGGGGACGTGGCCGCAACGGTCGCCCCGTCCGGCGCCGCGGTGGAAACCCTCGACGACATCCGCGAGGAGCTGACCGATTGCCGCCGGTGTCCGCTCTGCGCGGGCCGCGCCACGGTCGTCTTCGGGGTGGGGAACCCCCGCGCCCGGCTGATGTTCGTCGGCGAGGGACCCGGGTCCGAGGAGGACCGCCGGGGAGAGCCGTTCGTCGGGGCCGCCGGGAAGCGGCTCGATCAGTGGATCGCGCGGATCGGTCTCCGGCGGGAGGACGTCTACATCGCCAACATCGTGAAGTGCCGCCCCCCGGGGAACCGCCCCCCGACCCCCGACGAGGCGAAGGTGTGCCTTCCGTACCTGTTGCGCCAGATTCGCGCGATTCGCCCCGAGATCGTCTGCACCCTCGGCGGCACCGCGCTGAATTTCCTGTTGGGAGTCGAGGAGAAGATCACCCGGGAGCGGGGGAAGTGGAGGGAACGGGACGGCGTCCCCGTGCTCCCCACGTATCACCCCGCCTTCATCCTGCGCAACGCCGCCCGGGAGACGGAAGTGTTCGGGGACTTCGATGCCCTCGCTTCGCGTCTCCGCCTTCCTCCCGCGAAATGACGGATTCCCTGCGCGAGGTCCGGGTCAGCCGGAAAGGCGAGGAGCGGTTGCGCTCCGGCCACCCGTGGGTGTTCGGGGACGACCTGCGCGAGGTGCCGGAGGGCCTCTCGCCGGGCCAGTGGGCCTGGGTGCGCTCGCGATCCGGGGAACCCCTCGGGACGGCGACGATCAACCTCGGGTCCCGGATCGCCCTGCGACGGGTGTCCCGTGCGGATGTCCTGCCGACGGAGGCGTTCCTCGGCGATCGGCTGCGCGAAGCGGCCGCGCGGCGCGCCGAGGCGGGGATGGGCGGGGAACGCGCCTTGCGGGTCCTCTACTCCGAGGGCGATTTCCTCCCCGGGGTGATCGCGGACCGGTACGGCGATCTCCTCTCGGTGCAGATCCTGACGGCGGGGATGGAGACCGTCCGGGATCTTCTCCTCGATGTCCTCGAGCGTCACTTCCGGCCGCGGCTGATCTATGAGCGATCCGAAGGTGGGGGACGCCGCCACGAAGGGCTGGCGGAGCGGAAGGGGACGGCCCGCGGGGAGGGGCCGACCCGGGAAGAGATCGAGACGGACGGGGTCCGGTTTTCCGTGGATGTGGCGGCGGGACCCAAGACGGGCTTCTTCCTCGACCAGCGACGGAATCGCGCCATCGTCCGCGGCCTGGCGGAGGGGAAGACGGTGCTCGACGGCTTCTGCGCCTCGGGAGGGTTCGGCCTGTACGCCCTCGCCGGGGGGGCGAAGAGCGTTCTTGGCATCGACGCCTCGCGGCCGGCCGTCGAGACCGCGCGCGCAAACGCCGCGTTGAACGGCGTTTCCGGACAGTGGGAGGGGGAGGCGGAGGATCTCTTCCAGGCGCTTCGGAACTTGAGGGACATCGGGCGGCGGTTCGACCTGGTGATCCTCGACCCGCCGTCGTTCGCCAAGTCCCGCGAGGGGAGGGAGGGGGCGCTGCGCGGATACCGGGACATCAACCGGATGGGGCTTTCGGTCCTCTCTCCCGGAGGTTTTCTCGCCACCTCGTCCTGCACGCAGTTGATCGATGGGACGCAATGGGTCGAGGCTCTCCGGGACGCGGCGGCCGACGCCGGCGCGGACCTCGAGAGGATCGCGTGGGGGGGGCAGCCGCCCGATCACCCGGTGCTCCTGTCCGTCCCCGAGACCGACTACCTGAAATTCGCCGTCTACAGGAAGCGACTGCCATGACCCGTTCCGTTCGCATCATCGTGATCTTCGCATTCGCGCTTCTCCTTTCCGTTCCGGGGATCGCCCTTCCCGCCGCCCCGGCGGGGAAGGGGGTGCTCGTGGCCACGATCGCCGCCCCGATCGGTCCCGTCACGGCGGACTACCTCGCCGCGGTCATCGGGCGGGCGGACGAAGAGGATGCGGCGCTCCTCGTGGTCGAGCTGGACACGCCGGGCGGGCTCGATTCCGCGATGCGGCAGATGGTGCAGGCGATCCTCAAGAGCCGCGTCCCCGTCGCGGTGTACGTCTCCCCGCAGGGGGCGCGGGCGGCGTCCGCGGGGGTGCTGATCACGCTGGCGGCAGACGTGGCGGCCATGGCCCCCGGGACCAATATCGGCGCGGCCCACCCGGTCAGCGTGGGGGGCGGCGCGATGGACAACACGATGTCGCGGAAGGTGGAAAACGACGCCGCGGCCTACGCGCGCTCGCTGGCCGCGGGCCGGGGGCGAAACGTCGACTGGGCGGAGAGCGCCGTGCGGCAGAGCGCCTCCCTCTCGGAAATCGACGCCCTCGACAGGAAGGTCGTCGACCTGGTCGCCGCGTCCCTTCCCGACCTGCTGGCCCGGATCGACGGGAGGGAGATCCGGAAGGGCGACGTGACGGTGACCCTCCGAACGAAGGGTGCGCCGGTGACCCGCGTGCCCATGGGCCTTCGCCATCGCGTCCTGTCCGCCCTGGCGGACCCCAACATTGCCTACATCCTGATGATGATCGGGATCTACGGGATCTATTTCGAGCTGGCCTCCCCCGGCGCGGTGTTCCCCGGAGTGGTGGGAGGGATCTCGCTGCTCCTGGCCTTCTACGCCCTGCAGACCCTCTCGGCGAACTACGCCGGCTTTCTGCTGGTCCTGCTCTCTCTCCTCCTCTTCTTCCTCGAGCTGAAGATCCAGTCGCACGGGGCGTTGGCCATCGGCGGGATCGTCGCGATGGCCCTGGGGAGCCTGATGCTCTTCCGGGGGAGCGCCGACCCGTACCTGCGCGTCTCCTGGACCGTGCTGGGCACCATGGTCGCGCTGTCGGCGGTTTTCTTCGCCGCAGTCATCTCGCTGGCCGTGCGCAGCCAGCTCCGCAAGCCGTCCACCGGTTCGGAGGGGATGGTCGGAGAGATCGGGGAGGCGGTCACGGACATCGACCGGAAGGGGAAAGTGCATGTCCACGGAGAGTTGTGGAACGCCCGGTGCGACCGGCCCGTCCGCAAGGGGGAGTCGGTGATCGTGAAAGGCCTCGACGGGATGACGCTCGTCGTCGAACCAGTCAAAGACCGCTGACCCCGGGAACGTAACGGGGCGGCACAAGGAGGGTTGAACGATGATCATGTATGCAGCCGCACTGGTACTGGTTTTTCTCTTCCTGTCCAGCGCCGTCAAGATCCTGAACGAGTACGAACGGGGGGTCGTGTTCCGGCTCGGGCGCGTGATCGGGTCGAAGGGCCCCGGCCTCATCCTGCTCATCCCCGCCGTCGACAAGATGGTCCGGGTGGACCTGCGCGTCGTGGCGATGGACGTCCCCGCGCAGGACGTCATCACGCGGGACAACGTCACCATCAAGGTGAGCGCCGTCCTTTATTTCCGCGTCATCGACCCGAATCGGGCGATCGTCGGCGTGGAGAACTACCTCTACGCGACGTCCCAGCTCTCCCAGACGACCCTGCGGTCGGTCTGCGGCCAGGTCGAGCTCGACGAGCTTCTCGCGGAACGGGAGAAGATCAACGCGCACCTCCAGGAGATCCTCGACAAGGACACGGAGCCGTGGGGCGTCAAGGTCGCGAAGGTGGAGATCAAGAACATCGACCTGCCGCAGGAGATGCAGAGGGCGATCGCCAAGCAGGCCGAGGCCGAACGGGAACGGCGCGCCAAGGTCATCGACGCCGAGGGGGAGTTCCAGGCGGCCCAGAAACTTTCCGACGCGGCGAAGATCATCGGCCAGAACCCGATCGCCCTGCAGCTGCGCTATCTCCAGACGCTGCGGGAAGTGGCGGCCGAGAACAACTCGACGACCATCTTCCCCGTGCCGATCGACCTGCTCACGCCGTTCATGCAATTGGCGAAAATGGTGACCCCGGCGCCCCCGGGTGGAACGACGCCCCCCGCCGCGTAAGAGTTGCAGGCGACGCCCCGACACAGGCCACAGAGGGGTTTCCTCTGCGAGAAGTACGGCCGGGAGGAGTAACTGTAAGGTGCAAGCGCTTTCGAGGGACATTCCTGGAGGTTGTCGGTACTGCGGTTGGAGGAGTGTCCCTCGCCCACAACCCAGAAACCCACAAACCCGATATTGGGCCGCAGCCTTGGCGCTCCTCCTCCTCTCCGGCTGCGCGGGAGCGCCTTCGCGGGAGCCTGCGCACCGGGTGCCGCCTCCGGCGTCGCGGCCTACCGTCGGGCCCCCGCCGACGCGGCCGGGGATCGCCCCCCGGCCCGGTGCCGTCGTGGCATCTCCCTCCGAGGTGACGGGGACCCGGTTCATGCGTGTGCTCCTCTCGGGAGGGACATCGGGAGTCGTCCTCGAAGGGGAGACGATCCGGGCGTGGGGAATCGACGGGAGGCTGGCCGCCGAGGCGGCGGGTCGCGTCACCCTGACCGCGGTCGGGGAACGGATCCGATGGAACGGGTCGAGGCTCCTCGGCGACACCCTCGACGCGGCGGGGGCGCCGGACCTGCGCGTCGGGAAACGGAAAGCGGCCGGGCGGGTCCGCCTCCTCGCGCGGAAAGGGGTGCTGCTCGCCGTTGCCGTGGTGCCGATCGAGGCGTACGTCGCCGCCGTGGTCAGCCGGGAGGCCACGCCGCGGTTCCACCCGGAGGCGCTCGCGGCGCTGGCGGTGGCCGCGCGGACGTACGCCGCCGGGGCGGCCGCGAAGCCGCGCGACCCCGAGTACGACGTCGTCGGCAGCGTGGAAGACCAGGTGTTCGAAGGGATGGACGGGGTCGCGGCGGTCTTCCGGGAGGCCGCCGACCGGACGCGGGGGGTGGTGGTGCGGTACCGGGGCGAGCTCGCGCTGACGGTGTACCACTCCACCTGCGGGGGGCGGACCGAAAACGCCGGATCCGCCTGGGGGAAGGACGTCCCGTACCTGCGGGCGCAGCTCTGCGACGATTGCGCCGACAGCCCGGTCTATCGGTGGGGGTACCGGATGTCCGGGGCGGAGGGGCGCCGCGTGGCGAAGGCGCTCGGTGTCCCGCCCGGAAAGGATCTTCGGATCGCCGTGGCGGACCGCACGCCGACGGGACGGGCGAGCCGAGTCCGGATCTCCTCCAGCGGCGTCTCCCGCGAGCTGCAGGCCGCGGAGTTCCGGAAGGCGGCCGGGTACGCGAAGGTCCGCAGCCTGAAGATGGAGATCGTCCCCGTCGCCGGGGAGTGGCGGTTCACGGGGGAAGGGTGGGGACACGGCGTGGGGTTGTGCCAGTACGGAGCGGACGGGATGGCCCGGCGCGGGGCGGGGTTTCGCGAGATCCTCGCCCGCTACTATCCGGGGACCGAAGTGACGGGAGAGACGCCCTGAGGACCGACCTGCTGGAGTACGACCTGCCGGAGCGCCTCGTCGCGCAGCATCCGGCTCCCCGCCGACGCGACGCCCGCCTGATGACCCTGTCCCGCGCGACCGGGGACGTCGATCACCGCGTATTTTCGGAGTTGCCGTTCCTTCTTCGCCGCGGGGACCTGCTGGTCGTCAACGATACGAAGGTCCTCCATGGACGGCTCCGCGCGGCGCGCGCGACGGGCGGGGCCGTCGAGGTCTTCCTCCTGTCGCCCCTGCCGGAGGCCGGAGCCGTCGGGGAGGAACGGTGGGAGGCGCTCGCACGCCCTTCGAAGCGTCTGAAGGAGGGGGAGGAGTTCGAGGTCGGAGGCGCCCTGCGGGTCCGCCTCGCGCGCAGGCTCGACGAGGGACGCTGGGAGGTGCTCCTGTCCGGGGGAAATGTCCCCGTCGCGAAGGCGTTGGAGCGCGTGGGGGAGGTGCCGCTGCCGCCGTACATCCGGCGCCGCCCCGGCGATCCGGCGGCGAAGGAGGACGCCGTCCGGTACCAGACGGTGTTCGCGAGGAACCCCGGCTCGGTGGCGGCCCCTACCGCGGGACTTCATTTCGACGAGGATCTCGTGGGGGAACTCGCGACGGCGGGAGTCGGCGTGGCGCGGGTGACCTTGTCGGTCGGGTACGGCACCTTCTCCCCGATCCGCACGGAGGAGGTCGAGGAGTACGCGATCCACCCGGAACGGTACCGGTTGCCGCCGGAGGCGGCGGCGGAAATCAACGCCGCGCGCGGCCGCGGCGGACGCGTCGTCGCGGTGGGCACCACCAGCGTGCGGACCCTCGAGACGTGCGCGACGGAGGACGGCACGGTGACGTCGTCGGAGGGGACGACGCGGAAGTTCATCTTCCCCGGCTACCGGTTCCGGGCGGTCGACGCCCTGGTGACGAACTTTCACCTTCCGCGCTCCAGCCTCCTCGCCCTGGTGATGGCGTTCGCCGGCGTGGACGCGGTGCGGGCGGCGTACCGGGAGGCGGTGGCGCGGGAATACCGCTTCTACAGCTACGGCGACGCGATGTTCATCTCTTGAGGAGGGTCCTTTGACGCTCCGGTTCACGGTCGAGGCGCGGGACGGCGGGACCGCCGCGAGGGCGGGAACGATCTCGACCGACCGGGGCTCCCTGCGCACCCCGGCGTTCATGCCCGTGGGGACGGCGGCGACGGTCAAGGGGGTCTGGCCGGACCAGCTGCGGGAGATGGGGTACGGCTGCATCCTCGGCAACACCTATCACCTGTACCTGCGCCCCGGCCACGAGCGGATCCGCGGCCAGGGGGGACTCCACCGGTTCATGGGGTGGGACCGCCTGATCCTCACCGATAGCGGCGGGTTCCAGGTCTTCTCCCTCAGCGCGCTGCGGAAGGTGTCCGACGAGGCGGTGACGTTCCGCTCCCACCTCGACGGGTCGGCGCACACCCTCACCCCGGAGCTCGCGGTGGCGGTGCAGGAGGCGCTCGGGTCGGACGTGCGGATGGCGCTGGACGAGTGCGTGGAGTACCCGGCGGGCCGGGAAGAGGTCGAAGAGGCGGTGCGGCGGACGACGTTGTGGGCGACCCGCTCCCTCGCGGCGCGGACCTTCGAGGGCGGCGGCATGTTCGGGATCGTCCAGGGGGGGATGTTCCCGGACCTTCGGCGCCGCAGCGTAGAGGAGATCTGCGCCCTCCCGTTTCAGGGATTCGCCATCGGCGGGGTGAGCGTCGGGGAGGGGAAGGAACTCCAGCGCGAGACCGTGGCCGGGACGGCGCCGATGCTTCCCGCTTCCATGCCGCGCTACCTGATGGGGGTGGGAACGCCCGCGGACATCCTCTTCGCGATCGCGCGGGGGGTGGACCTGTTCGACTGCGTTCTGCCGACGCGCAACGCGCGAAACGGGATGATGTTCACCTCCGCGGGGCCGGTATCGATCAAGCAGGCCCGATACGCGGACGACTCCCTCCCGCCGGACGAACGGTGCGACTGCCCCACGTGCCGCGGTTTTTCCCGCGCGTACCTGCGCCACCTCTATCTCCAGCGGGAGATGCTGGGGTCGATGGCGATGACCGTGCACAACCTTCATTTCTACGCGCGGCTGATGCGGCGGGCGCGGGAGGCGATTTCCCGTGGAAATTTCGGGGAACTTGTGAAAGAATCAGGCGTTTCGGAAAACGAGTAGCGGCCAAGGAGGCAAAATCGTCATGTTCGTAACCGGTGTGGCGTACGCGATGGGCGGATCCCCTGGCGGCGGGGTCGGAGGCGGCGGTCTCATGGGGCTTCTCCCGATCCTGCTCATGTTCGTTATCTTCTACTTCCTGCTGATCCGTCCGCAGCAGAAAACGGCGAGCAAGCAACGCGATTTCATCAAGAACCTCAAGGTGGGCGACCGGGTGGTCACCACCGGCGGGCTGCACGGGGAAGTGAAGGGGCTGACCGAGACGACCATCACCCTCGAGATCGCCGACAAGGTCCGCGTGAAGGTCACCCGCAGCGCCGTTTCCGGCTCGAGCCAGGATGCGGCCGTCCCCGAGGCGCAGAAGCCCGCCTGACAAGGATACGGAAAGGAGCACCAGCGGATCATGTGGAAGAGCATCAACGGGAGAATCACGCTGATCGCCGTCCTCACGGCGGTCTCCATCATCATTCTCGTCCCCTCGCTGACCGACCGGGTCCCCGCGGGCTGGAAAGACCGGGTCCCCAAGATCAACCTCGGACTCGATCTTCAGGGCGGCGTGTTCCTGCGCCTGGCCGTCGAGATCGACAAGGCGATCGAGAACACCTCGATGCGTTACGCGGACGACGCGCGCGCCGTCTGCCGTGAAAAGGCGCTGCCGGTCCTCGCTTTCCAGAAGGCCGGGGACGGCGGGTTCTCCCTCCGGTTTCCCCCGGGCGACTTCGCCTCCCGCGCGCAGGCCACCCTCAAGGAGGAGTTCCCTTCCCTCGACGTGAGTCTCGGCGAGGTCAAGGCCGACGGGGCGACGGTGACCGCGCGGATGAAGCCCGCCGAGATCCAGGCGATCCGGACGAACGCGGTGGTGCAGGGGGTCGAAACGATCCGGAACCGGATCGACCAGTTCGGCGTCCGGGAACCCCAGATCATCGCGGAGGGGGAGGACCGGATCGTCGTGCAGCTTCCTGGCGTCAAGGACCAGCAGCGCGCGATCGAGCTCGTCGGCAAGACGGCCCTGCTCGAGTTCAAGCTGGTCGACGAGGGCGCGAGCGTGGAAGAGGCCCTCAAGGGGAACGTCCCCGAGGATGCCCAGGTGCTCTACCAGAAGTCGGTCGACCCGCAGAGCGGCCGGGCGACGAAGACCCCGATGGTCGTGAAGAAGCGGGCGCTGCTCACCGGCGACACGATCAAGACGGCGAAGGTGAACTTCGGCAACCAGGCCGGGGGCGCGCACGTCTCCCTCTCCTTCGATACCCGGGGGGCGAAGGTCTTCGACCGGGTGACCGCCGAGAACGTGAAGCGTCGGCTGGCGATCGTCCTCGACGACACGATCTATTCCGCGCCGGTCATCCAGGAACGGATCTCGGGCGGCGAGGCGCAGATCACCGGGAGCTTCACCCCGGAGGAGGCGTCCGACCTCGCGATCGTCCTGCGGGCCGGGTCGCTGCCGGCGCCGGTCAAGGTGATCCAGAACGTCTCCATCGGACCCTCTCTCGGTCTCGACTCGATCAATAAGGGAGTGCGGGCGGCGCTGATCGGCGCCCTGCTCGTCGTCGTGTTCATGGCGTTCTACTACAGGTTCGCCGGGATGGTGGCGGACTTCGCCCTCATCTTCAACATCCTCTTCCTCCTTTCGGGGATGGCCGCCTTCTCGGCGACCCTCACCCTGCCCGGCATCGCGGGGATCATCTTGGCGATCGGGATGGCGGTCGACTCGAACGTCCTGATCTTCGAGCGCATCCGCGAGGAGATCCGCGCGAAGAAGTCCGTTCGGGCAGCGATCGACGCCGGGTACGAAAAGGCATTCTGGACCGTGGTGGATTCCCACGTGACCACGCTGATCACGGCGGTGATCCTCTTCCAGTTCGGCACCGGGCCGATCAAGGGGTTTGCCGTGACGCTCTCCATGGGCGTGGCGATCAACCTCTTCACCGCGCTCGTGTGCACCAAGGTCGTGTTCGACTACCTCAACGCCAAAAAGCCGATGCAGGCGCTGAGCATTTAAGGAATACGGGGACGATTGACGATGATCGAACTGGTAAAAAACACCAAGATCGACTTCATGGGTCTGAAGAAATACGCCTTTTCTTTTTCCGCGATTCTGGTGATCCTCGGGATCGTGGGGACCGTGCAGATCTACCGCGGGAAGGCGAACCTCGGGATCGACCTGGCGGGCGGGACGTCGATCCAGTTGAAATTCCAGAAACCGTTCTCCATGGACGAGATCCGGACCCTCCTCGCGAAGGCGGGGCACGGTGAGGCGACCTTGCAGGAGGTTTCGGGAGAGAACATTCTCATGCTCAAATTGCGCGCCCTCGGAAAGCAGGACGAAAAGATGGTCGCCGAGCCGATGGTGAACCTCTTGCGGCAATCCCTCCCGGGCAACCCGTTCGTCGTTGAGAGCGTTTCGGAGATCGGGCCGGCCATCGGGCACAAGCTGCGCCAGGACGCCGAGCTGGCGATGCTGATTTCCGCGCTGGCGATCATCCTCTACCTGGCGTGGCGGTTCGAGTTCAAGTTCGGCGTTGCGGCGGCGATCGCCACCTTCCACGATATCTTCGCCATCGTCGGGATCTTCTGGATCCTCGGGATCGAGATGGATCTGCTCTTCATCACGGCGCTGCTCACCATCGGCGGGTACTCGTTGACCGACACGGTCGTCGTCTTCGACCGGATCCGGGAGAACATCCGGCTCCGGAAGAAGGGAACCTTCTCCGAGACGATCAACCTGAGCGTCAACGAGGTCCTCAGCCGGACCATCGTCACCTCGATGACCGTCTTCATCGCCGTCGTTACGCTGCTGGTCTTCGGCGGGATCGTCCTGCACAACTTCGCGCTGGCCCTCGCGATGGGGATCGTGATCGGGACCTACTCCTCGATCTTCGTGGCCAGCCCGGTTGTCGCCCTCTGGCGCGGCGAGAAGATGACCGAAGTGAAGAGGTGACCGGGGCGGAGGCTTGAAGGGGGCGGCGAAGCGGGAGTGGATCCTCCGCTCCCCCGATCCGGCCGCCGTCCGGGAGCTGTCGACCCGCCATGGCCTGGCCCCTGCGGCGTCGAAGGTGCTCGTCAACCGCGGGATCGTCGAACCGCGTGACGTCGAACGCTTCCTCTGCGGGACGCTCTCCGATCTCCCCGACCCTTCCCTCCTCAAGGATGTCGACAAGGCGGCGCGCCGCATCGCGGCCG
This genomic stretch from Deltaproteobacteria bacterium harbors:
- the queA gene encoding tRNA preQ1(34) S-adenosylmethionine ribosyltransferase-isomerase QueA, encoding MRTDLLEYDLPERLVAQHPAPRRRDARLMTLSRATGDVDHRVFSELPFLLRRGDLLVVNDTKVLHGRLRAARATGGAVEVFLLSPLPEAGAVGEERWEALARPSKRLKEGEEFEVGGALRVRLARRLDEGRWEVLLSGGNVPVAKALERVGEVPLPPYIRRRPGDPAAKEDAVRYQTVFARNPGSVAAPTAGLHFDEDLVGELATAGVGVARVTLSVGYGTFSPIRTEEVEEYAIHPERYRLPPEAAAEINAARGRGGRVVAVGTTSVRTLETCATEDGTVTSSEGTTRKFIFPGYRFRAVDALVTNFHLPRSSLLALVMAFAGVDAVRAAYREAVAREYRFYSYGDAMFIS
- a CDS encoding uracil-DNA glycosylase, encoding MSGTVSRSMLAAWLREVGVDYVMLPARGSSSGPAARASLSPGDVAATVAPSGAAVETLDDIREELTDCRRCPLCAGRATVVFGVGNPRARLMFVGEGPGSEEDRRGEPFVGAAGKRLDQWIARIGLRREDVYIANIVKCRPPGNRPPTPDEAKVCLPYLLRQIRAIRPEIVCTLGGTALNFLLGVEEKITRERGKWRERDGVPVLPTYHPAFILRNAARETEVFGDFDALASRLRLPPAK
- the tgt gene encoding tRNA guanosine(34) transglycosylase Tgt; translated protein: MTLRFTVEARDGGTAARAGTISTDRGSLRTPAFMPVGTAATVKGVWPDQLREMGYGCILGNTYHLYLRPGHERIRGQGGLHRFMGWDRLILTDSGGFQVFSLSALRKVSDEAVTFRSHLDGSAHTLTPELAVAVQEALGSDVRMALDECVEYPAGREEVEEAVRRTTLWATRSLAARTFEGGGMFGIVQGGMFPDLRRRSVEEICALPFQGFAIGGVSVGEGKELQRETVAGTAPMLPASMPRYLMGVGTPADILFAIARGVDLFDCVLPTRNARNGMMFTSAGPVSIKQARYADDSLPPDERCDCPTCRGFSRAYLRHLYLQREMLGSMAMTVHNLHFYARLMRRAREAISRGNFGELVKESGVSENE
- a CDS encoding nodulation protein NfeD, whose amino-acid sequence is MTRSVRIIVIFAFALLLSVPGIALPAAPAGKGVLVATIAAPIGPVTADYLAAVIGRADEEDAALLVVELDTPGGLDSAMRQMVQAILKSRVPVAVYVSPQGARAASAGVLITLAADVAAMAPGTNIGAAHPVSVGGGAMDNTMSRKVENDAAAYARSLAAGRGRNVDWAESAVRQSASLSEIDALDRKVVDLVAASLPDLLARIDGREIRKGDVTVTLRTKGAPVTRVPMGLRHRVLSALADPNIAYILMMIGIYGIYFELASPGAVFPGVVGGISLLLAFYALQTLSANYAGFLLVLLSLLLFFLELKIQSHGALAIGGIVAMALGSLMLFRGSADPYLRVSWTVLGTMVALSAVFFAAVISLAVRSQLRKPSTGSEGMVGEIGEAVTDIDRKGKVHVHGELWNARCDRPVRKGESVIVKGLDGMTLVVEPVKDR
- a CDS encoding SpoIID/LytB domain-containing protein; translated protein: MASPSEVTGTRFMRVLLSGGTSGVVLEGETIRAWGIDGRLAAEAAGRVTLTAVGERIRWNGSRLLGDTLDAAGAPDLRVGKRKAAGRVRLLARKGVLLAVAVVPIEAYVAAVVSREATPRFHPEALAALAVAARTYAAGAAAKPRDPEYDVVGSVEDQVFEGMDGVAAVFREAADRTRGVVVRYRGELALTVYHSTCGGRTENAGSAWGKDVPYLRAQLCDDCADSPVYRWGYRMSGAEGRRVAKALGVPPGKDLRIAVADRTPTGRASRVRISSSGVSRELQAAEFRKAAGYAKVRSLKMEIVPVAGEWRFTGEGWGHGVGLCQYGADGMARRGAGFREILARYYPGTEVTGETP
- the coaBC gene encoding bifunctional phosphopantothenoylcysteine decarboxylase/phosphopantothenate--cysteine ligase CoaBC, coding for MTTLSGKEIVLGVTGGIAAYKACEIVRALRKEGAGVRVILTASGARFITPLTLQTLSRNPVYTDLFDLITESEIGHISLAQRANLLMIAPATANILGKIRGGIADDMLSTVVMATAAPVLLAPAMNSQMYASPAVRENVEVLRERGFTFVEPDEGELACGTVGPGRLADPEKIVEMARILLAEKILAGKRVVVGAGPTAEDIDPVRFLTNRSSGKMGFAMAVAARRFGADVTLVAGPTRLPDPPFMKTVRVRSAKEMMGAVGKAAATADAVVMAAAVADFRPESAASQKIKKETFDGRIPLVPTEDILASLGRSRGNRVLVGFAAETNDLAGNAVDKMRRKNLDAIVANDVSRPDIGFESDSNEVRVYFSDGTALDLAMAAKDAIASAVWRAVCRKFLPA
- a CDS encoding class I SAM-dependent rRNA methyltransferase, which gives rise to MTDSLREVRVSRKGEERLRSGHPWVFGDDLREVPEGLSPGQWAWVRSRSGEPLGTATINLGSRIALRRVSRADVLPTEAFLGDRLREAAARRAEAGMGGERALRVLYSEGDFLPGVIADRYGDLLSVQILTAGMETVRDLLLDVLERHFRPRLIYERSEGGGRRHEGLAERKGTARGEGPTREEIETDGVRFSVDVAAGPKTGFFLDQRRNRAIVRGLAEGKTVLDGFCASGGFGLYALAGGAKSVLGIDASRPAVETARANAALNGVSGQWEGEAEDLFQALRNLRDIGRRFDLVILDPPSFAKSREGREGALRGYRDINRMGLSVLSPGGFLATSSCTQLIDGTQWVEALRDAAADAGADLERIAWGGQPPDHPVLLSVPETDYLKFAVYRKRLP
- a CDS encoding slipin family protein — encoded protein: MYAAALVLVFLFLSSAVKILNEYERGVVFRLGRVIGSKGPGLILLIPAVDKMVRVDLRVVAMDVPAQDVITRDNVTIKVSAVLYFRVIDPNRAIVGVENYLYATSQLSQTTLRSVCGQVELDELLAEREKINAHLQEILDKDTEPWGVKVAKVEIKNIDLPQEMQRAIAKQAEAERERRAKVIDAEGEFQAAQKLSDAAKIIGQNPIALQLRYLQTLREVAAENNSTTIFPVPIDLLTPFMQLAKMVTPAPPGGTTPPAA
- the yajC gene encoding preprotein translocase subunit YajC; translation: MFVTGVAYAMGGSPGGGVGGGGLMGLLPILLMFVIFYFLLIRPQQKTASKQRDFIKNLKVGDRVVTTGGLHGEVKGLTETTITLEIADKVRVKVTRSAVSGSSQDAAVPEAQKPA
- the secD gene encoding protein translocase subunit SecD; translation: MWKSINGRITLIAVLTAVSIIILVPSLTDRVPAGWKDRVPKINLGLDLQGGVFLRLAVEIDKAIENTSMRYADDARAVCREKALPVLAFQKAGDGGFSLRFPPGDFASRAQATLKEEFPSLDVSLGEVKADGATVTARMKPAEIQAIRTNAVVQGVETIRNRIDQFGVREPQIIAEGEDRIVVQLPGVKDQQRAIELVGKTALLEFKLVDEGASVEEALKGNVPEDAQVLYQKSVDPQSGRATKTPMVVKKRALLTGDTIKTAKVNFGNQAGGAHVSLSFDTRGAKVFDRVTAENVKRRLAIVLDDTIYSAPVIQERISGGEAQITGSFTPEEASDLAIVLRAGSLPAPVKVIQNVSIGPSLGLDSINKGVRAALIGALLVVVFMAFYYRFAGMVADFALIFNILFLLSGMAAFSATLTLPGIAGIILAIGMAVDSNVLIFERIREEIRAKKSVRAAIDAGYEKAFWTVVDSHVTTLITAVILFQFGTGPIKGFAVTLSMGVAINLFTALVCTKVVFDYLNAKKPMQALSI